One Bos javanicus breed banteng chromosome 10, ARS-OSU_banteng_1.0, whole genome shotgun sequence genomic window, gagaagactcttcagagtcccttgcactgcaaagtgatcaaaccaggcaatcctaaaggaaatcaatcctgaatattcattagaaagactaatgctgaagttgaagctccaatattttggccacttgatacaaagaactaactcattagacaataccctaatgctgggctagattgaaggcaggaagagaataggacgacagaggatgagatggttggatggtatcaccgactctatgaacatgagtttgagcaatctctgggagttggtgatggacagggaagcctggcatgctgcagtccatggaggttgcaaagagtcggacatgactgaactaatTAACTgactattccatgtccagttctaactgttacttcttgacttgcatacaggattctcagaaggtaggtaaggtgatctggtattcccatctctttaagacttttccatagtttgtgatccaaacagtcaaaggcttttacataggcaatgaagcagaaatagatgtttttctagaattctcttgctttttctatgatcaaacaggtgttggcaatttgatctctggttcctctgctttttctaaatccagatagtacatctggaatttctagTTCACATATGGTTGAAGCcgagcttaaaggattttgagcattaccttggtagcatgtgaaatgagtgcaattctgtggtagtttgaacattctttaccattgcccttctttgggattggattagGTGTCTAAAATATTTTACCATCAAAAGAGTTATTATTTTACCTTGAGTTATCTTGACCATtagtacaagggcttccctggtggctcagttcagttcagttcagttcagtcactcagttgtgtccgactgtttgcaaccccatgaaccgcagaatgcccggcctccttgtccatcaccaactcctggagtttaccccaacttgtgtccattgagtcggtgatgccatccaaccatctcgtcctctgtcatccccttctcctcctgccctcaatcttccccagcatcagggtattttcaaataagtcagctcttcgcatgaggtggccaaagtattggagtttcagcttcaacatcagtccttccaatgaacacccaggacagatctcctttaggatggactggttggatctcctttcagttcaaggtactctcaagagtctttttcaacaccacagttcaaaagcatcaattgttgtgcactcagctttcttcaccgtccaactctcacatccatacatgaccactggaaaaaccataaccttgactagatggtggctcaggggtaaggaaTCCTCTTGGCAATATTGGAGATGTGAGATCAGTCCCTTAGTCTGGAAGAttcctcggagaaggaaatggcaactgactccagtattcttgactgggaaatcccatggagaggaggagcctggtggggtaggGTACTTGGGGTCGGAAAACAGCTGGAcaagacttagggactaaacagcaacaatgaccATTAATatggttgagcatcttttcacttcTATTGGTCCTTTGAGTTTACTTTACTGTCAGTGTCTATGTATATACTTATCTCAATTATCTGTTGGGTTATTTATCTTTGcatattatagaaaataattctttatttgTAATTTACATTCTTCCATCTACATCCTTCCTGAAAATTCATTTAAACCTCTTCATGAAGTTATTTCTTCCTTGAGCTTGTATGAAATTCACAACAGTGGTGCAAAGTTTCTGGGCAtgtgtataattttataatttttactttttaaaatataaatttatttatcttaattggaggctaattactttacaatattgtattggttttgccatacatcaacatgaatctgccacgggtgtacacgtgttccccatcctgaaccccctctcacctccctccccatcccatccctctgggtcatcccagtgcgccagtcctgagcatcctgtatcatgcatcgaacctggactggcaattcgtttcacatatattatacatgtttcaatgccattctcccaaatcatcccaccattgccctttcccacagagtccaaaagactgttctatacatctgtgtctcttgctgtctcccatacagagttatcgttatcatctttctaaattccatgtatatgtgttagtatacagtattggtgtttttctttctggcttacttcactctgtataataggctccagtttcatccacctcattagaattgattcaaatgcattctttttaatggctgagtaatactccattgtgtatatgtaccacagctttcttctccattcatctgctggtggacatctaggttgcttccatgtcctggctattataagcagtgctgcgATGATGGGCATATGTATACTTTTAGAAGTCCTTCATTCACCATTTGTTCAAAGAATGGGATTATTTATTGTCTGGTCCTATGTAATTGTTAAAGTTTTGAACTTCATTTAAAGTAAATTGTATTTCTATCGATGCATAAGTCCTGTTTAAGGCAGGAAATCTTCAGAGAGAAAGGGTGTGttgttttggcttcctctgtgttAACTATGCAAGTCCACCTTCCCCTCACCTGAGTTTGCTAaccctgtcctcctccagaggtaTGGGCATGGGATTGGTGTGGCAGGTAGGGATGGATTTCCTAGCGGAAGGGGAAGGTTATATGGACAAagatggtagtggtggtggtaagAAATGGTGGATTAGTACATATTTTGAATGTATAATCCCCAGAATTTGCTGATGGATTGACTGAGAAataagagaaagggaggaagtcAAAGTAATGCAGTTTTGTTTTTGACCTGGAATCTGTACTTTTCTTATTGGgtaaaatacataataatataaaatttctcattttaaccATTCTAAAGTGTACTGTTTGGTGGTgtcaagtacattcacattgttgtgagaTCATCACCATTATCCatgtccagaactttttcatcatcccaagcTGAAATTTTATATTCATCAAATAATAACGCTCCATTCCTACCCACACTTCCTGGTAACCCCCATTCTAcattctgtctctatgatttttttttgctcACTCTATACCTCATATTGTGGAATCTGACTGTATTTGTCCTCTTATgtcttgcttatttcacttagcatatgtcTTCAAGTTTCCTacatgttgtagcatttaatttATCAGAATTCCATCTCTTTTTAAGGCAGAATACTATTCCAATGtatgtacataccacattttgtttatccattcatttgtccatggacatttgagttgtttttacctttttggctgttgtgaatagtgctgctatgaacacagatgtaaaaatatGTGTTCAAGTCCTTACTGtcaattcttttgggtttatatctagaagtgagattgctggatgataCACTAAATCTATGTTTACATTATTTAGGAAGTGccataatgttttccacagtggctgaatCATTTTATACTCTCATCAGCAATGCACCAGAATTCTAATCTATCCATATGCTTGCCAAAACTTGGTAtaatctgttcaagaaaattttaaaaaataatatccatCTTTATGGCtatgaaataatatttcattgtgattttaatttgcatttccctaatgactatgccaaagccttcgactgtgtggatcacaataaactggaaaattctgaaagagatgggaataccagaccacctgacctgcctcttgagaaacctatatacaggtcaggaagcaacagttagaactggacatggaacaacagactggttccaaataggaaaaggagtacatcaaggctgtatattgtcaccctgtttatttaacttatatggagagtacatcatgggaaacactgggctagaagaaggacaaactggaatcaagatagccgggagaaatatcaataacctcagatatgcagataacaccacccttatggcagaaagtgaagaggaactcaaaagcctcttgatgaaagtgaaagaggagagtgaaaaagttggcttaaagctcaacattcagaaaatgaggatcatggcatctggtcccatcacttcatgggaagtagatggggaaacagtggaaacagtgtcagactttatttttctgggctccaaaatcactgcagatggtgactgcggccatgaaattaaaagactcttactccttggaagaaaagttatgaccaacctagatagcatattgaaaagcagagacattactttgctgacaaaggtccgtctagtcaaggctatgttttttccagtggtcatgtatggatgtgagagttggactatgaagaaagctgagcgctgaagaattgatgcttttgaactgtggtgttggagaagactcttgagagtcccttggactgcaaggagatccaaccagtccattctgaaggagatcagtcctgggtgttctttggaaggaatgatgctgaggctgaaactccagtaccttgtcCACCTCATgcccagagttgactcattggaaaagactctgatggtgagggggattggtggcaggaggaaaagggaacaacagaggatgagatggctggatggcatcactgacttgatggatgtgagtctgagtgaactctgggagttggtgatggacagggaggcctggcatgctgtgattcatggggtcgtaaagagtcagacactactgagcgactcaactgaactgaatgtttggtGATGctgcacatcttttcatgtacttattagcCAGTTGTAGAAGAGCTGTTTTTGTTATTGAAAACATAGGTTTTAATTCATAGTAGCTATGTAATCCTTTCTTGAAATCTTTCTATGGTAATTGGGTCAgttaagttttctatttctttttacatttttgaaaattctcaTTTTCTAGGGATTCATCCATTTTCTCTAGGTTTTCCTATTTGTTACTGAAGAGTTACCCACGGTATTTTCTTATAAAGATCATTTTTTACCCTGAAATATAgtcatttctgttgtttctatCTTCCTTATTAGATTTCAAAttctttgaaagcataaattaagTGTTATCCACTGAAATGTGCATTTCTTTGGACATGGCATTCATGTAATAATTATTTTGGGATAAGTTAACATGTGAATTGATCTCATTATTTAGTTAATATTTGATTATTTACCAATatgacttaattttctttttcatgaaaataatgaATATCTTAGTAACAAATTTCAATAGGTTTAATACTGTATTTAAGTTTGTATAAGATAAATAGGATATtctgaatataaaatttatagtATTCCAGACAGAAAAGTTTTGTTAACAACAAGTGtgaaatttaaaaggaagagagggaaggtagGATGAGatacaaatgaaagaaactaACGTTTAGTGAGACTTATTATGTGCCAGTCACTATTTAAGATTCTTGCATAGAGTATCTCATTTGACTTTTATCATAATGCTTTGAAACGgatcctcattttacagttgagaaaaccgGGGCTCAGGGGAAGTAACCAACCAGGTTACTTGGAATAGGAATGATGAATATCTATGAGTTTTAATACTAAACAAAGAGTTTAGTATTAGCTTATATGCAGGGTAATAAACAACTAACCTTATTTTTTGAATTCTTATGGATATGTTACTGTGACAGATGAGGACAGTGTTAACAGTGTTCTCCTCTCCCTTGAAGTTGttggagaaacagaaacacaaaatcaATCTGAAAGTACTTTCTGAGTATTTATATGGTCTATCACAGCAGATTGGTTTTTGAGGCTTATGGTGAATTACAGAGCCAGTACCTCTCATCAAAGAATTTGTATTCTGCTGGAAAGCCAGGCATATAGATGGAATGAAGCGAAATATACAAATATGACAATTAATAAAATTGCCTTGAGGGGCCACAGAGCTTATGAGTTGATGCTGAGTTGCACAGTGACTGGCGCCCCAGAAACATGTCATTAAGCTTTTTGTGGATGAGAAAGCCTCCATCTGTTGCAGAGGCCTGAGCTTGAGTGGGGAACTTATGTGCAGCCTCTTGGATCCACAGGTTTATTAGAAGAGCTTGTTCACCTGCTCCCTAAACACCTGCTTCACCTGTTTGTTCCTGAGGGTGTAGATGAAGGGATTGAGCACTGGGGTCACCACGGTGTTGAGCAAGGCCACCACCTTGTTCCTGTCCTCCCCCTGGCCTCCCTTGCCCGACCGGACATACATGAAGATGCAGCTGCCATAGAAGAGAGAGACAACAGTGATGTGGGAGGAACAGGTTGAGAAGGCTTTCCACCTCTCCTTGGCTGAGGGGATGTGCAGGATGGTGTGGAGGATGTGGCCATAGCAGGTAGCCGTCACAGACAGAGTGCCCAGGAGGCTGACGTTGGCCAGGATGAAACTTAGAATTTCCATCAGACTTGTATCTGCACATATGAGTTCCAGGAGTGGAAAGTTGTCACAGAAGAAATGATCAATGATATTGGGACCACAGAAGGGCTGCTGAATTGTGAGGAAACCTGGAATGATGTTGAGAAGGAACCCTGTGATCCATGAAGAAAGAACTAGCTGGACACAGACCCTTTTGCTCATGATGGTGACATAACGCAAGGGGTTACATATGGCCACATACCTGTCAAAGGACATCACTGCCAGTAGGAAGAACTCTGTGGTgcccaggaagaaatagagaaaactttGTAGGAAACAGCCTTCCAGGGAGATGGTCCTGTTTCCAGTCAGGATGTTGGTCAGCATCTTGGGGAAGATGACCGAGGTGAACCAGATCTCTAGGACGGCAAAGTTGCGGAGGAagtagtacatgggggtgtggaggcgcCTGTCCATGAGGGTGAGGACCACGATGAGGAGGTTCCCCAGTAGAGTGAGCAGGTAGGTCAGGAGGAGCCCCAGGAAGAGGAGCATCTGCAGCTCACAGGCCTCTGAGAGCCCCAGCAGGATGAACTCGGTGACAGTGGTGTGGTTCCCCGTGGCTCCTCTGGCCTCTGCTGGGAATGCCCAATCAGCGGTGTGCAGCATCAAGAGTTGTGATGTTCTGGGGATCTGAGGACACTTGGAACTGAAAGGAAAGAGGGATTTTGAGCTGAAGGAATCCTTTATTTCTTCAACTTGCAGGTCCCTTTTCCTCCCTCATCGGGCTGGTTGTCCAGATCCTGCACTGAGTTAGCATCAAATCGCATACTTTGATTCAATTGTCTGGTATTCTTTGGGGAAAGTTTTGCCTTTAtcaattctttttctgtttttcttatttatgttagAAGGTGTGTGtccctttatttcttcttgatcAGATGATGTCTTTTCCTATATTTGTCCAAATGTTTTAAGTGGTCTctcaaataaagtaaaatattttctctacaaATCCTGTAACCATTGATCACAGACCTTTATCAAAAACACTGATGGAAAATTTACTCTAGAACTTGTTACACAGAGATTTCAGTTAGAGACTCTGTGTGTGCACCTGAGTGTATGCACCTGAGTTTCAACATTTACTAATCTGTCTGGGGCCAGTTCTCTAACCTCATGAAACTCTGCTTCATCAATGGGAATATGAATATGTCACAGTTCACAAGAGAAAAGTTCCCCAGAATTTAAATTAGTAATGTATACTCAACACCTAACGCAAGGTTGCCCATGGACCATGCAGTCACACAATGCtagctatttttatttctccctttctggCTGATATTCTTGCAGGATAATTAAGGATAAGTAacaataaaattggagaaaacaTACTGGATTTCAGGCAATGTGTAtttaaacaaaaagttttaaaatataaaaatattatcaggTCATCATGAACACTTTAAgatatacagaaaatgaaaagaatcacCAATAGTCCTACAGAGACAACtgctattaatatattcatttatttctattgcacttttctattttttacagTGTATGGATTTGGATGGTCATGCACACAGATTATTATTTTCAACATCCTTGCTTCCCACATATCAGTTCAACAAATTATTGTTATGCTATTACAAATCCTTTCTTAGATATTATTGGCTGATATTGTTTGAGGGATTCATGTGCTATGAAATTGTTGTATCAGAGGAGAGAACATGCATTTGTAGATTAGGCATGATGCTTATTTCTTTGGGATAAATTGCTAAGTAATATTAACAATAATGATAAATGCTCGTATTTAGAATTTTTTGGTTCAATTTCAGTTTTAGAGAATATGTCTTTGTTTTCCTGGtcttttctaaaagattttttttttctagtttttacatTGTTCAACAGTGTCTTTCTGGTTCTGGATGAAGAAGTAGGCATTCTCGCCATTGTTTATAGAAATGACAGGTAAAGGCAAGCTTCTGTGGGGAAAAGCACACTGTATCTGAGACAGGAGCAGGAACTAATGTGATATGCCTGCCTCAGAGAAATGGTAATGCAGTGCAGTATGCTGGTGCtggtgctaactcacttcagtcgtgtcagactctgtgcgaccccatagacagcagcccaccaggctcccccgtccctgggattctccaggcaagaacagtggagtgggttgccatttccttctccaatgcatgaaagtgaaaagtcaaagtgaagtcgctcagtcgtgtctgactcttagcgacctcatgaactgtggcctaccaggctcctctgtccatgggattttccaggcaagagtactggagtggggtgccattgccagtaTAGCTGTGTAAAATATGTATCTATATGGAGAAGAATTGGATGAGAACACAGGAAAATGAGCATAATTGCCCCAATAGGATGGGAGGATGCTGGGTGATTTTTGTTCTGTCTCTTTATTATGTTATTATTGATTGTAAAATAACTTAAATTCAAAGTCATAAAAGAAACCAGCACAACGAGCCCATTTGGACTAAGAGTTGGGTAGAACAGTTTGAGacaaatgggaaataaatggcTGCCCATGAAGAGTgtgaaaaaaaagtcttaatgattcTGTGAGCCATCGGCTGTTCCTGAGTCAGGATACTAACGatgcaaaaaatcaaagaagTGAGCTGTGCCACAGCCCGCCAGTGGACACCTGAAAACAGATGGCAGGCTTCCAGCCAGAGCATCCAGAGAAATCAGGTTCCCCTTCCCCACACCAAAAATCGCACCAACGTAGATTACCTCAGTAGATACTAGGTGAGATGCTCAGTTGTCTTCAAGGCAGTTCTGATGAGGGGAGACTCCTGATTTTCACAGGAAACTCCTGACTCTGCAGTGTTGCCTGAGGAGTACGCTTCTTGGGGGCTCACCAGAGATATGAAGTGAAGGACGTGCCAAAGCTGTAACATGGTCTGCAGATCATGGAATAAG contains:
- the LOC133255852 gene encoding olfactory receptor 6E1-like → MLHTADWAFPAEARGATGNHTTVTEFILLGLSEACELQMLLFLGLLLTYLLTLLGNLLIVVLTLMDRRLHTPMYYFLRNFAVLEIWFTSVIFPKMLTNILTGNRTISLEGCFLQSFLYFFLGTTEFFLLAVMSFDRYVAICNPLRYVTIMSKRVCVQLVLSSWITGFLLNIIPGFLTIQQPFCGPNIIDHFFCDNFPLLELICADTSLMEILSFILANVSLLGTLSVTATCYGHILHTILHIPSAKERWKAFSTCSSHITVVSLFYGSCIFMYVRSGKGGQGEDRNKVVALLNTVVTPVLNPFIYTLRNKQVKQVFREQVNKLF